The Halomonas elongata DSM 2581 DNA segment CCCGAATTGTCCTTTGCGGCCATTGATCGACGATATGTTGATGATACGGCCATAGCCATGCTCGAGCATTTCCTCGATCACGCTGCGACAGGTGTTGAACACGCTGTTGAGATTGGTATCGAGCACCTCGTGCCACTGCTCGGATGTCATCTTCTTCAGGGTGCCATCACGAGTGATGCCGGCACAGTTGACCAGCACACTGATCGGCCCATGAGCCTCCCGGATTTCCTGGGTTCCCTTCACGCAATCCTCATAACGGGAGAGGTCGACACCAGAGAGCGCAATATTCGCGTAACCATCGGCCCGCTGCGTCTCGAGCCAGTTCCTGGCCTTATCAGGGTTGCGATACCCGGCGACCACCTGGTACCCGGCATCGGCCAGGGTGCGACAGATGGCGGAACCTATTCCACCGGTACCCCCGGTTACCCAGGCGACAGTCGTTTCTGTTGTCATAGGGCAGCTCCCTTTCCGGTTCACACCATGCCTGGAGGCATCCTCCAAGCCTCAATTACAGTGTCGTTCCTGTTAGGGTCATCCGTGTGACACTCTTTCGAGTATGGACCAACGCTGCCCAAACGAAATCACCTGCGAAAGCCGTGGTTGACGCAGCGCTCAGGATGTGTAGAATACGCCACACGTTGATGCGGGGTGGAGCAGTCTGGTAGCTCGTCGGGCTCATAACCCGAAGGTCATCGGTTCAAATCCGGTCCCCGCTACCAAATATCGAGAAAGCCGGTTCCTCAGGGAGCCGGCTTTTTCTTTGGGTGTCCCATCACCTCCGGAAGGTCATCGGTTCGCTCTTGTTTCAAGGTCAGCGGTCCCCGCTACCCAATACCGAGAAAGCCGGTTCCTCAGGGTGCCGGCTTGTTCTTTGAGTGTCCGATCACCTTCGGAAGGTCATCGGTTCGCTCTTGTTTCAAGTTCAGCGGTCCCCGCTACCCAATACCGAGAAAGCCGGTTCCCCAGGGGGCCGGCTTTTTCTTTGGGGACTCCGCATCCTCTCGCCAGGTGGCGGCTCGGCCACGCATACCCGGCAACCTGTGGCCCGAAGCCCGCTCGAGCACCGTCGATCTGGACGCGTCCCCTTGAATCCCTCGCGCTTCACCCGCATCTTCCATGGCAAACTCACTCGCATTCAAGGCTTGAACACCATGCCGATCGTCGATCCTCGCACCGGCGAGCCGCTCACTCCCAGCGGCGACGCGGAACAGAACACCGCCCCATCCCAGGGCCAGCCATCCGACGCCGATATCATCATCGATGTCGACCGCAGCAATATCCAGCAGTTGCTCGAGGCCTCCATGCAGGTTCCCGTGCTGCTGTGCTGCTGGGCGCCTTCCTCGGAGCCCAGCAAGCATCAGGTACCCGTGCTGGAGAAGCTGACCCGGGAGCACGGCGGCGCCTTCATCCTCGGCAAGCTCAATATCGACGACAACCCGGATATCGCGGGGCAGTTGGGCGTCCAGTCGGTACCGGACGTCAAGCTCGTCAGCCAGGGCGGTCTGGTGGACCAGCTCCAGGGCGCACAGCCGGAACAGCAAGTCCGCGAGTGGCTCGGCAAGTACTTCCAGGCACCCGAAGG contains these protein-coding regions:
- the phbB gene encoding acetoacetyl-CoA reductase; amino-acid sequence: MTTETTVAWVTGGTGGIGSAICRTLADAGYQVVAGYRNPDKARNWLETQRADGYANIALSGVDLSRYEDCVKGTQEIREAHGPISVLVNCAGITRDGTLKKMTSEQWHEVLDTNLNSVFNTCRSVIEEMLEHGYGRIINISSINGRKGQFGQANYAAAKAGMHGLTMSLAQETATKGITVNTVSPGYIATDMIMDIPEKVRESIRESIPMKRFGTPEEIGRLVAFLAAEESGFITGSNIDINGGQFMG